In Candidatus Methylomirabilota bacterium, the genomic window CTCTGCGCGGGGATCATCGGCTACCGCGCGCTCCTCCGCAGCCAGGTGCCGCGAGGGGGTCGCCTCGGCCTCTACGGCTTCGGCTCCTCGGCACACATCACGCTTCAGGTGGCGCGGAGCTGGGGCTGCGCGGTCCATGTCCTGACGCGCGAGCCGGCGCGCCAGCGCCTGGCCCTCGGCCTCGGCGCAGCGTGGGCGGGCGCGCCGGGCGATGCCCTGCCCGGCGCCCTCGACGCCGCCATCGTGTTCGCTCCGGTGGGCGGCCTCGTGCCCGTCGCGCTCCGCGCCGTCGACAAGGGCGGCACCGTCGCCCTCGCCGGCATACACATGTCAGACGTGCCCGCCATGGCCTACGAGCCGCATCTCTTCTGGGAGAAGACGGTCCGCAGCGTCGCCGCCAATACGCGCGCCGATGGCGAGGCGCTGCTCGCCGAGGCGGCCGCCATCCCGATCCGCCCTCGCGTGACACGCTACCCGCTGGCGGATGCCAATCGCGCGCTCCTCGATATCAAGACCTCCGACGTCGAAGCGACCGCGGTCCTGATGCTCGACTGACGCGGAAGACGCGCAGGCGAGCCGCGGACGGGCCAGGAGGCGGCGACAAATTGCACACTTCCATACCATTCACATAGGTAAACGTTCGGTGAGGGCCGCCTTGCTACGATGACATATGGGCATGAGCGGCGTGACCCGTCCTGGGGAAGGCGCGTGACGAACCCGTTCTCCGCATTGGGTCGACGCACCCGGATCGCTCTCGTCCTTCTCCTGATCATCGCGGGAATTCTTTTCCACCAGCGGCTTCATTCTCTGGATGAGCGGTTCTTCGGGATCCTGCATGTCAGGCAGATAGGGCCTGACCACCCCGTCCCGGGGCCGCCATGGCCTTCGCTGGACTTCTCGCTTCCCGCTTTGAAGGGTCTGGCCTTCTACCTCACGGGTAACTTTGCCGAAGCGGCACGTGCCTACCGACACCACCTTCAGGAGCACGGCGCCTTCGGGGATGCCCGCGATCAGAGCTATGTCGCCCTCCGTCGAGGCGACGTATCGGCCGCGGTGCGTCTGGCCGAGGCGGGCCTTGCCCAGGATGCGACGGACGTCGAGGCGCTCTTGACCTTGGGCCATCGCGCCATGGAGGCGCAAGCGTCGACGGAAGCGCTCGCATACTTCGATCGTGTCCTCGCCCTTCGCACGGATCAATTCGATGCGCTGCTCCTGAGCTCTATCGTCCACGCTCGCGCGGGCAAGTACAACCAAGCCATCGATGCGCTCAATCGGGGACTGCGCCGTGGTACGGTCGAAGAGCGTCGGCTGACCTTCCTGGCCGCGCTCGAAACAGCGGGCGAGCTTGCCCGTCTCCCCAAGGAGCGCAGACCTGCCTGTCTCCTTGCTCATTATCATCGATACCTTCGTATCTTCGATGGGGCCCAGGGGGCCAGAGCCGTGGCCTACGCCGAGCGAGCTATCGCGGCCGGTGACCGTCCGGACGCGGCGTGGGTGACTATCGGCATTGTCGCCAATCGACGGGGCAAGCGGCAACAGGCCCTGCAGGCATTCCTCAAGGCGACGGAGGTCAACGCGAAGAATCCGGACGCTTTCCGTTGGGCCGCGGTGGCCTATAGCGACATGGGGGACCTTGTCTCCGAGCGTCGCATGTGGCTTGCCGCCGTCGACGCGGCGCCCGCGGACCCTTTCTACGCGGAGCTGGCGCGCGACTTTCTTGTCGAGAAGATCGGCGACCTTCCCGCGGCATTGGTCTTTGCCGAGAAGCAGCTCGCCGCCGACCCACGGCGAGCCGAGAACCTGCGGCGGATGGGTGAGATG contains:
- a CDS encoding zinc-dependent alcohol dehydrogenase family protein; amino-acid sequence: MGQFRAMRAMVLSAQAPVETSPLAWADPPVPEPGPGEIRVRVVACAGCRTDIHVVEGDLPPRRLPVIPGHQVVGRVHARGSGASRFEIGDRVGIAWLRSTCGRCRFCVSGRENLCGDATYTGWTHDGGYAEYCCAPEAFAYAIPAAFDDAEATPLLCAGIIGYRALLRSQVPRGGRLGLYGFGSSAHITLQVARSWGCAVHVLTREPARQRLALGLGAAWAGAPGDALPGALDAAIVFAPVGGLVPVALRAVDKGGTVALAGIHMSDVPAMAYEPHLFWEKTVRSVAANTRADGEALLAEAAAIPIRPRVTRYPLADANRALLDIKTSDVEATAVLMLD
- a CDS encoding tetratricopeptide repeat protein — translated: MTNPFSALGRRTRIALVLLLIIAGILFHQRLHSLDERFFGILHVRQIGPDHPVPGPPWPSLDFSLPALKGLAFYLTGNFAEAARAYRHHLQEHGAFGDARDQSYVALRRGDVSAAVRLAEAGLAQDATDVEALLTLGHRAMEAQASTEALAYFDRVLALRTDQFDALLLSSIVHARAGKYNQAIDALNRGLRRGTVEERRLTFLAALETAGELARLPKERRPACLLAHYHRYLRIFDGAQGARAVAYAERAIAAGDRPDAAWVTIGIVANRRGKRQQALQAFLKATEVNAKNPDAFRWAAVAYSDMGDLVSERRMWLAAVDAAPADPFYAELARDFLVEKIGDLPAALVFAEKQLAADPRRAENLRRMGEMYSSLSDTKTALTYLERAAQADPSNSKTFSWLGSVYYKLERTADAEAAMQRAAALDPTDPGPHSQLASFYHGERRVREAIREYERALSLAPGSPEFLLGLCMLYDQTQEYGRAVSCYRRVLADAPGNPAARYRLPAAEQNLAAQRPAR